A section of the Leptotrichia buccalis C-1013-b genome encodes:
- a CDS encoding peptidylprolyl isomerase, with the protein MIRKLSLLMLSLLLMTTVGVVSYSKEYKMKVKITTAKGDVNINLLPEKSPVTVANFVNLAKHGYYDGLKFHRVIENFMAQGGDPTGTGMGGPGYKFEDEVNNGLNFSKAGKLAMANAGPGTNGSQFFITTVPTEWLNGNHTIFGEVVSNADLDVVKKLSNGDIMTKVTVEGDVDSFLKTQKSKVDSWNKVLKQNFPNKF; encoded by the coding sequence ATGATCAGGAAATTATCATTGCTAATGTTATCGCTTTTATTGATGACGACTGTCGGTGTGGTATCATACAGTAAAGAGTATAAAATGAAAGTAAAAATTACAACTGCAAAAGGTGATGTCAATATTAATTTATTGCCAGAAAAATCACCTGTAACAGTAGCAAATTTCGTAAATTTAGCAAAACATGGGTATTACGACGGATTAAAATTCCACAGAGTTATTGAAAATTTTATGGCTCAAGGTGGAGATCCAACTGGAACAGGAATGGGAGGTCCAGGATATAAATTTGAAGATGAAGTAAATAATGGCTTAAACTTTTCTAAAGCTGGGAAATTGGCTATGGCAAATGCCGGACCTGGAACAAACGGAAGTCAGTTTTTTATTACAACTGTTCCAACTGAATGGTTAAACGGTAATCATACAATTTTTGGAGAAGTTGTATCTAATGCTGATTTGGATGTTGTAAAAAAATTGTCTAATGGAGATATTATGACAAAAGTTACAGTTGAAGGAGATGTAGACAGCTTTTTGAAAACTCAGAAAAGTAAAGTTGACAGCTGGAATAAAGTATTAAAACAAAATTTTCCAAATAAATTTTAA